A genomic window from Helicobacter suis HS1 includes:
- a CDS encoding Fic family protein — protein MALNLSALSFLEKERLFKTLRTSITHHSNALEGLSLSFGETKTLLESGRTAHNKPIHEQLIILGFANAYDAIIREASNPNRLLDTAFIKDIHYLVFEDALKTMPHLIPKPIGAFRSNEARIVGSSVEITLPHLISQELENLLFKYPSNNLNLEQIALFHARFEQIHPFSDGNGRTGRLIMAYQTIQNDLIPPLILNEQRTEYLNLLEKCQVQDNSKEFAHFLQLCQQQSLELIRKTQEISSENQMNSKHRRGRR, from the coding sequence GTGGCACTCAATCTAAGCGCCTTATCCTTCTTAGAAAAAGAAAGACTTTTTAAAACCCTGCGTACCAGCATTACCCACCACAGCAATGCCTTAGAAGGACTGAGTCTTAGCTTTGGAGAAACAAAGACTTTGTTAGAGAGTGGTAGAACTGCCCACAATAAACCTATCCATGAACAACTCATCATTCTAGGATTTGCCAATGCCTATGATGCCATTATCAGAGAAGCTAGCAATCCTAACAGACTTTTAGACACGGCATTTATCAAGGACATCCACTACCTTGTCTTTGAAGACGCCCTAAAGACCATGCCCCATCTCATTCCTAAGCCCATTGGGGCTTTTAGAAGCAATGAAGCTAGAATTGTCGGCTCTAGTGTAGAGATCACTCTGCCCCATCTCATTTCTCAAGAATTAGAAAATCTGCTTTTCAAATACCCTAGCAATAATCTAAACCTAGAACAGATCGCTCTCTTCCATGCACGCTTTGAACAAATCCACCCCTTTAGCGATGGCAATGGAAGAACAGGGCGACTTATCATGGCATACCAAACTATCCAAAATGATCTCATCCCTCCACTTATTCTCAACGAGCAAAGGACAGAGTATTTAAACCTTTTAGAAAAATGTCAAGTGCAAGACAATTCAAAAGAATTTGCGCATTTTCTACAACTTTGCCAACAACAAAGTTTAGAGTTGATTAGAAAAACTCAAGAAATATCCTCAGAAAACCAAATGAACTCTAAGCATAGGCGTGGTAGGAGGTAA
- the fic gene encoding protein adenylyltransferase Fic, which translates to MNVDEQSLENARQLFESGAIHAIEVGTFKGLQEIHKALFKGLYDFAGQIRDKNISKGYFKFCSALYLKEALKKIETMPQSSFEEIIEKYVEMNVAHPFMEGNGRATRIWLDCILKKELGIVIDWQYVDKNAYLNAMERSPINDLELKTLLRAHLTDKINDREVIFKGIVQSYYYEGLQSALDNNLHSGAYFDPFVKL; encoded by the coding sequence ATGAATGTAGATGAACAAAGTTTAGAGAATGCTCGCCAACTTTTTGAAAGTGGCGCAATCCATGCGATTGAAGTAGGGACATTTAAAGGTTTACAAGAAATCCACAAGGCACTTTTTAAAGGATTGTATGATTTTGCAGGGCAGATTAGAGATAAGAACATCTCCAAGGGTTATTTTAAATTTTGCTCTGCTTTGTATCTAAAAGAAGCCCTTAAAAAAATTGAAACGATGCCACAATCTTCTTTTGAAGAAATTATAGAGAAGTATGTAGAGATGAATGTTGCACACCCTTTTATGGAAGGCAATGGCCGCGCTACACGTATTTGGCTAGATTGCATACTTAAGAAAGAATTGGGGATAGTCATAGATTGGCAGTATGTGGATAAAAATGCCTATCTAAATGCTATGGAAAGAAGCCCTATTAATGATCTAGAACTTAAGACACTGCTAAGAGCACACCTGACAGATAAGATCAATGATAGAGAAGTGATTTTCAAAGGTATTGTGCAGTCTTATTATTATGAGGGACTACAATCCGCATTAGATAATAATCTACACAGCGGTGCATATTTTGACCCTTTTGTCAAACTCTAA
- a CDS encoding tyrosine-type recombinase/integrase — MENELLPLSRTQRELFENIKAFLHYKIKNFTPVQALKDVAKVLCYQEEILKCPNISALERLCHALYNQGINHILMMRVLFLFFVHFKTQIKLKSFKSLTEEQVISFLFELAQTRKPSSMAKYVMYLRQFFNYLDRKRGYHFDFSLKNLAFAKTTQTLPKHLNAQDLKAFIKTLLNYQARSSYEKRNKCILLLVILGGLRKSEVLNLELKNIKPEEQNYSILVMGKNRKERKAYIRKSILEQALHDWISDAKRLQHFNGVFLFKKATLSQRTCQLKNFIAKIFKLSNIKHSQAYGTGLHLFRHSFATLIYQETQDLVLTSRALGHNSLLSTKIYIHTTQEHNKKVACVFDTLLNKQ, encoded by the coding sequence ATGGAAAACGAGCTCTTGCCTTTGAGTCGCACACAAAGAGAGCTCTTTGAAAATATCAAGGCATTTTTACACTACAAAATCAAAAACTTTACACCGGTACAGGCTTTAAAAGATGTGGCTAAGGTGCTCTGCTACCAAGAGGAGATTTTAAAATGCCCAAACATCAGCGCGCTAGAGCGTCTCTGCCACGCACTCTATAATCAAGGCATCAACCATATCTTAATGATGCGGGTTTTGTTTTTGTTCTTTGTTCACTTCAAAACCCAGATCAAACTAAAAAGCTTTAAAAGCCTTACTGAGGAGCAAGTAATTAGCTTTCTCTTTGAACTAGCCCAAACTAGAAAACCTAGCTCTATGGCTAAGTATGTGATGTATCTGAGGCAATTTTTTAACTATTTGGATAGAAAACGCGGGTATCACTTTGACTTCTCTCTTAAAAACCTTGCCTTTGCTAAAACAACACAAACTCTGCCCAAACACTTAAACGCACAAGACTTAAAAGCCTTTATCAAGACCCTTTTAAACTACCAAGCACGCTCTAGTTATGAAAAACGCAACAAGTGTATTCTCTTGCTTGTGATCTTAGGTGGTTTGCGCAAATCTGAAGTTTTAAACCTTGAGCTCAAGAACATTAAGCCTGAAGAGCAAAATTACTCCATTCTTGTGATGGGCAAGAACAGGAAAGAGAGAAAGGCTTATATCAGAAAATCTATCCTAGAACAAGCTCTGCATGATTGGATCAGTGATGCTAAAAGACTCCAACACTTCAATGGGGTATTTCTTTTCAAAAAAGCCACACTATCCCAAAGAACATGCCAACTCAAAAACTTCATCGCTAAGATTTTTAAACTTTCCAATATCAAGCACTCCCAAGCATATGGCACAGGTCTGCATCTTTTTAGACATAGTTTTGCTACCCTTATCTACCAAGAGACGCAGGACTTAGTTTTAACTAGCAGAGCTCTAGGGCATAACTCCCTACTCTCTACCAAAATCTACATCCACACTACCCAAGAGCACAATAAAAAAGTTGCCTGTGTGTTTGACACACTTTTAAACAAACAATAA
- a CDS encoding type IV secretion system protein, producing the protein MENSIDKNLSIYDTILSFFVSPSQKLTGDLAKSITDLFHVQLSLNIIISFLFMWWAYRRLKEGDIFQLKTLMGVLVFFVFMGVLNWAIGQPIEFMTKIREIITTPANALSNVISVAINKNIVALKNYPPSASLDKSLGTLVNSTYYTITHLYDSVFHDLGFKLFFQVFPQLIVFLLLVVAQILFLGLVLIIVLLVSVEMAIWLALGIVVLPLALFPQTKGMLFSYLKKLISLTFYQPCMTLVAFFNLQVLNFITIRIPTRNELEAGAFNGANQLLQQQNKDMGGFLDIIGYFIIIILASMICFYLVKRIPDFINNIFGTSGGVGAITEMMQKIGMTAGGVVVGGSMVMAANKMSQAYQSAGGGLAGLRAGLGALATMGATGGLSALTDKEALSSGVKFGVQSIKSALGMGQNSHPESVSHSVSASNTKGGENTTERNDSQ; encoded by the coding sequence ATGGAAAATAGCATAGATAAGAATTTAAGCATATACGACACCATCTTATCTTTCTTTGTCTCACCCTCACAAAAGCTAACGGGTGATTTAGCAAAATCTATAACAGACCTTTTCCATGTCCAACTGAGTCTGAACATTATCATCTCCTTTTTGTTTATGTGGTGGGCATATCGGCGGCTTAAAGAGGGCGATATTTTCCAACTGAAAACCTTAATGGGTGTATTAGTTTTCTTTGTGTTTATGGGAGTGTTGAATTGGGCTATAGGACAGCCTATAGAATTTATGACAAAAATAAGAGAGATCATTACAACACCTGCTAATGCCTTGAGCAATGTGATTAGTGTTGCTATCAACAAAAACATCGTAGCTTTAAAAAATTATCCTCCCTCCGCATCCCTAGATAAATCTTTAGGCACATTGGTAAATAGCACCTATTACACTATTACACACCTCTATGATTCTGTATTCCACGATTTAGGTTTCAAGCTATTTTTTCAAGTTTTTCCACAACTAATTGTATTTTTGTTATTGGTTGTGGCACAAATCTTGTTTTTAGGACTGGTGCTTATTATTGTGTTACTAGTCTCTGTAGAAATGGCTATTTGGCTAGCTTTAGGCATTGTGGTCTTGCCTTTAGCATTATTCCCCCAAACTAAGGGGATGTTGTTTAGCTATTTGAAAAAATTAATATCTCTGACTTTCTACCAGCCTTGTATGACTTTAGTAGCATTTTTCAATTTGCAGGTTTTAAACTTCATCACGATAAGAATTCCTACAAGAAATGAGCTAGAGGCGGGAGCATTTAATGGGGCTAATCAATTACTCCAACAGCAAAATAAGGATATGGGAGGATTTTTAGACATCATCGGCTATTTCATTATCATTATTTTGGCTTCTATGATTTGCTTCTATCTTGTCAAACGCATCCCAGACTTTATCAACAATATTTTTGGCACAAGCGGAGGCGTGGGGGCTATCACTGAGATGATGCAAAAAATAGGCATGACAGCTGGAGGTGTGGTTGTAGGAGGCTCTATGGTAATGGCAGCTAATAAAATGAGCCAAGCTTACCAAAGTGCAGGAGGAGGGTTAGCAGGTCTAAGAGCAGGTCTAGGGGCTCTAGCTACAATGGGAGCAACAGGGGGCTTGAGCGCTCTAACAGACAAAGAGGCGCTGAGCTCTGGAGTGAAGTTTGGCGTGCAGAGTATCAAAAGTGCTTTAGGTATGGGACAAAATAGCCATCCTGAATCTGTAAGTCATAGTGTGAGTGCTAGCAATACTAAGGGTGGTGAAAATACGACTGAAAGGAATGATTCACAATGA